The following proteins are encoded in a genomic region of Paenibacillus sp. FSL H3-0469:
- a CDS encoding cation diffusion facilitator family transporter: MNDKPLPRKQTVAWTGILSDVLLAVAKGSIGYLSGSKALLGDAIYSGADAAARLAGVIPWNLKQSHKTTGAAERGRTVQGSKEPMAAILFSVLIIMGGLQVAFSAIRDLTRGHLSAPEESALVAVLLCIVFKEAVFQYQYRYFKKKGDGSHAAYADSHRFSLYTSITVFIGIALAITGGYLNWHPLLYMDPIAALLTGCLILRKGYSLIASSVYSKKIQELPSEEAASFIETVQRVHGVIRVEQLRALEEGDYVNLHVKISVNPRISVMEAQDISECARKLLQHRFVHVGEVHMDVVPYDPGYPYKSNHELVDNDIPTLLQ; this comes from the coding sequence ATGAATGACAAACCATTACCCCGGAAACAAACTGTTGCCTGGACCGGAATCCTTAGTGATGTTCTGCTTGCTGTAGCCAAGGGAAGTATCGGTTATCTGTCAGGCAGCAAAGCATTGTTGGGGGATGCAATTTATTCGGGAGCAGATGCCGCTGCCAGACTGGCGGGGGTGATTCCGTGGAACCTGAAGCAGAGTCACAAGACTACAGGCGCAGCCGAACGTGGCCGCACTGTACAAGGAAGCAAGGAGCCCATGGCGGCTATTCTGTTCTCTGTGCTGATTATTATGGGCGGGCTGCAGGTTGCTTTCTCGGCTATCCGTGATTTGACAAGGGGACATCTGTCGGCACCGGAGGAGTCAGCGCTTGTTGCTGTTCTGCTGTGCATTGTGTTCAAAGAGGCTGTATTTCAATACCAGTACCGTTATTTCAAAAAAAAGGGTGACGGCAGTCATGCAGCTTATGCCGATAGCCACCGGTTCAGCCTCTATACGTCTATAACTGTATTTATCGGAATTGCCCTGGCCATAACTGGAGGATACTTGAACTGGCATCCTCTGCTCTACATGGACCCCATTGCAGCTCTGCTGACCGGATGTCTGATTCTCCGCAAAGGCTATTCATTAATTGCTTCCTCTGTGTACAGCAAGAAGATTCAGGAGCTTCCTTCCGAGGAAGCAGCCAGCTTCATTGAGACGGTTCAGCGGGTACACGGAGTCATCCGGGTGGAGCAGCTCCGGGCGCTGGAGGAAGGCGACTATGTGAATCTGCATGTAAAGATTAGTGTGAATCCGCGGATCAGCGTGATGGAAGCACAGGATATTTCGGAATGTGCAAGGAAACTGCTTCAGCACCGGTTCGTTCATGTTGGTGAGGTTCATATGGATGTTGTGCCGTATGATCCGGGTTATCCTTATAAAAGCAATCACGAGCTCGTGGACAACGATATTCCCACGCTGCTTCAGTAG
- a CDS encoding post-transcriptional regulator — protein MESEQWRYDELSEDIEAMCISKAEEFRLLGYEYVTGKDIWDCISRNYAKEGRPPLHRLVNDIYSLKSGSYMTYLTLAAYRGLN, from the coding sequence GTGGAATCGGAACAATGGAGATATGACGAGCTTAGTGAAGATATCGAAGCCATGTGCATCAGCAAAGCGGAGGAATTCCGGCTCCTCGGCTATGAATATGTGACCGGTAAGGATATTTGGGATTGCATCAGCCGCAATTATGCCAAGGAGGGGAGACCTCCCCTGCACAGGCTGGTCAATGACATCTATTCGCTCAAGTCAGGCAGTTATATGACTTATCTGACCTTGGCGGCCTACCGGGGATTGAATTAA
- the secF gene encoding protein translocase subunit SecF, with product MRFKKELDFVHLSKFFYIFSIAITVAGLIFLATFGLNYSVDFKAGSNVDVSLSKSVTLAELQPALKDAGIGHEPTITIGDKRVNIRYDQELSDTQSETLKKSINKIDEKASFEINTVDTEMAKELARNAIYSVLLASIGIIIYVSIRFEWRFALASIVALLHDAFMVVAIFSIFRLEVDITFIVAVLTIIGYSINDTIVIFDRIRENLRFGKQKSYEDLKHLVNKSVMQTLMRSLYTAFTVFIAAFFLLIMGGESIRMFSLAMVIGLLFGAYSSIFIASPLWLLLKKRQKPAKTPAKV from the coding sequence GTGCGCTTTAAGAAAGAGCTTGACTTCGTACATTTAAGTAAATTTTTCTATATCTTCTCGATCGCCATTACTGTAGCTGGTCTGATCTTTCTGGCGACCTTCGGCCTGAATTACAGCGTTGACTTCAAGGCTGGTTCCAATGTGGACGTGTCGCTCTCGAAGAGTGTCACGCTGGCTGAGCTTCAGCCGGCTCTAAAGGATGCAGGCATTGGGCATGAGCCGACGATTACCATCGGCGACAAGCGGGTCAACATCCGTTATGATCAAGAGCTGAGTGATACACAGAGCGAGACCCTCAAGAAGTCAATCAACAAGATTGATGAGAAGGCGTCTTTTGAGATCAACACCGTAGATACCGAAATGGCCAAGGAGCTGGCCCGGAATGCGATTTATTCTGTGCTGCTTGCCAGTATCGGGATTATCATTTATGTTAGTATCCGGTTTGAATGGCGTTTCGCGTTGGCTTCCATTGTGGCGCTGCTCCATGACGCATTCATGGTAGTGGCGATCTTCTCGATCTTCCGTCTGGAGGTTGACATTACCTTCATTGTCGCGGTGCTGACCATTATCGGTTACTCGATTAACGATACGATCGTTATCTTTGACCGGATACGCGAGAATCTGCGCTTCGGTAAACAGAAGTCGTATGAGGACCTGAAGCACCTGGTTAACAAAAGTGTAATGCAGACACTCATGCGTTCTCTTTATACAGCCTTCACCGTATTTATCGCCGCGTTCTTCCTGCTGATTATGGGCGGCGAGTCGATCCGCATGTTCTCGCTGGCCATGGTTATCGGTCTGCTCTTCGGAGCCTATTCATCGATCTTCATCGCAAGTCCGCTCTGGCTGCTCTTGAAGAAGCGCCAGAAGCCGGCTAAGACCCCGGCCAAAGTCTAA
- the secD gene encoding protein translocase subunit SecD produces MKRMLSFIITVVVLTGVMVFTTPGLLDRVRLGLDLKGGFEILYHAEPMDTGGTLTRASLQKTAESLEKRANALGTSEPEVTTEGTDRIRLKIAGVTDEAEVRKKMKEPAVLTFRSAKEGDAPGVFSKIELVGSDFVEGAAEVQRDSLNRPEISISIKDKKKFAEITERLLGKELAIYLDENLLSAPPTVRAVLTDGKASISGGYTLDEAREIADTINLGALPLKLTEKYSQSVGATLGKQSLDETVRAGIVGSVIILIFMLLMYRLPGVLASFALILHTWLLILVFVLADFTLTLPGIAAFILGIGMAVDANIITNERIREEMRSGKGIMSSVKAGNKTSFRTVMDANVTTIIVAAVMFAFGTGAVKGFALILIVEIVLSIVTNLYFAHWMLTVLVKAGALKKPKQFGVKESDISAL; encoded by the coding sequence ATGAAGAGAATGTTGAGCTTTATCATTACCGTGGTCGTTCTAACCGGCGTCATGGTATTTACTACTCCCGGGCTGCTGGACAGAGTCCGTCTGGGTCTTGACCTTAAGGGCGGATTCGAAATTCTGTACCACGCCGAGCCAATGGATACGGGAGGAACTCTGACCCGCGCTTCGCTGCAGAAGACTGCAGAGAGCCTGGAGAAGCGGGCGAATGCACTCGGAACCAGCGAGCCTGAGGTGACCACCGAAGGTACGGACCGCATCCGTCTGAAGATCGCAGGTGTTACCGACGAAGCAGAGGTCCGCAAGAAAATGAAAGAACCCGCAGTTCTCACCTTCCGCAGTGCCAAGGAAGGGGATGCTCCCGGAGTATTCAGTAAGATTGAGCTTGTAGGCAGTGACTTCGTGGAAGGTGCGGCAGAGGTTCAACGCGACAGTCTGAACCGTCCCGAAATCAGCATCTCGATCAAAGACAAGAAGAAATTCGCAGAGATTACCGAGCGTCTGCTGGGTAAGGAACTTGCTATCTATCTGGATGAGAACCTGTTATCTGCGCCTCCGACGGTACGAGCTGTGCTGACCGATGGTAAGGCTTCGATCTCCGGAGGATATACGCTGGATGAAGCCCGTGAGATTGCCGATACGATCAACCTCGGTGCTTTGCCGCTGAAGCTGACAGAGAAATATTCCCAGAGCGTAGGGGCTACACTGGGTAAGCAATCCCTGGATGAGACTGTCAGAGCCGGTATTGTCGGTTCTGTGATTATTTTGATTTTCATGCTGCTTATGTACCGTCTTCCGGGCGTACTGGCCAGCTTCGCGCTGATCCTGCACACCTGGCTGCTGATTCTGGTATTTGTCCTGGCGGACTTTACGCTGACCCTTCCCGGGATCGCCGCGTTCATTCTCGGTATAGGGATGGCCGTCGATGCCAATATCATTACCAATGAACGGATCAGGGAAGAGATGCGCAGCGGGAAGGGCATTATGTCTTCCGTCAAAGCAGGGAACAAGACCTCCTTCCGTACAGTTATGGATGCGAATGTAACCACTATTATCGTAGCGGCTGTCATGTTCGCCTTCGGTACTGGTGCGGTCAAAGGCTTCGCACTGATTCTGATCGTGGAAATTGTACTAAGTATCGTAACAAACCTTTATTTTGCCCACTGGATGCTGACTGTGCTGGTTAAAGCCGGCGCACTCAAGAAGCCGAAGCAATTTGGGGTAAAGGAGAGTGACATCAGTGCGCTTTAA
- a CDS encoding DUF421 domain-containing protein has translation MFQHITTHVFLTVLMYIFIFLSMRIMGKREIGKLSVFDLTISIMIAEIGVFVIEDIERPIYDGIVPMATLVLIQVIVAQLSLKSRKLRLLVDGRPSILISDGKIHRGEMRRQRYNIDDLLLQLRGQNIVSPADVEFAILETSGQLTVIEKNANVTSSNQSGNSSSGAERKEKNGDSQKESGDAESSGGDSASVKLPKHKIRYEGLPIPLIMDGKVQDSNLEMIGKNRFWLRTQIRQKGVSDFRDVFLCSVDHKGELYIAPINPDKGKQT, from the coding sequence ATGTTCCAGCATATTACGACCCATGTCTTTCTGACCGTGCTGATGTATATCTTCATTTTCCTGAGCATGCGCATCATGGGCAAACGTGAAATCGGCAAGCTGTCTGTATTTGACCTGACCATTTCCATCATGATTGCCGAAATCGGTGTCTTTGTAATTGAGGATATCGAGCGCCCCATCTATGATGGTATTGTGCCTATGGCGACCCTGGTGCTGATTCAGGTTATCGTCGCACAGCTCAGTCTGAAGAGCCGGAAGCTGCGTTTATTGGTGGATGGCAGACCCAGCATCCTGATTTCGGACGGGAAGATTCACCGGGGCGAGATGCGCAGGCAGCGGTATAATATTGATGATTTGCTATTGCAGCTCCGCGGGCAGAATATTGTCAGTCCGGCTGATGTGGAGTTCGCGATCCTGGAGACAAGCGGGCAGTTAACCGTAATTGAGAAGAATGCCAACGTCACTTCATCCAATCAGTCGGGCAACAGCAGCTCCGGCGCAGAGCGGAAGGAGAAGAACGGAGATAGCCAGAAGGAATCCGGCGATGCTGAATCATCCGGCGGTGACTCTGCTTCCGTGAAGCTGCCGAAGCATAAGATCCGTTATGAAGGGCTGCCGATTCCCCTGATTATGGACGGGAAGGTGCAGGACAGCAATCTGGAGATGATCGGCAAGAACCGCTTCTGGCTAAGAACGCAGATCCGGCAGAAGGGGGTCTCTGATTTCCGGGATGTCTTCCTGTGCTCCGTGGACCATAAGGGGGAGCTCTATATTGCCCCGATCAATCCGGATAAAGGGAAGCAGACCTAA
- the spoVB gene encoding stage V sporulation protein B, translated as MRKQTFIQGTIILLLAGIINRMLGFIPRIALPRIIGAEGVGLYQLGYPFFIVLITVITGGIPLAIAKLVAEAEGENRPEQSRKILQTGLALSLSLGIVFTFVALFSASWVSSVLLTDRRVYYTFVSMTPMIAIVAVSSIYRGYFQGRQNMIPSAFSSVLESVIRIFFMLWFSWMLLPKGIAFAAAGAMLGVTVGEIAGMLALLGQYYFNDKKDRSEPPPSVDVTVQNTQGNAGREPGQTTTPVFKRLIGISIPVTAGRLIGSFSYLLESIITVRSLALAGIAAAAATAQYGSLQGMVIPLLLLPGVLSSSLAVSLVPSLSEAAARNDLPTIHKRMHQALRLAMVTGAPFAAVMYILAVPLCTLMYGNAADTAPMLRMMAPFAVFLYVQAPLQAALQAMDRPGKALINTLIGAIVKILLILLLASRPEYGILGAIIAIMVNSLLVTLLHGYSVVKLTAMSLRWSDPLKILAATVIMAAGMSYVYTSVPISQSQWIQFLAAGTCGMAIYLSICLLSGLISRRDLERVPFFRRWRS; from the coding sequence GTGAGGAAACAGACCTTTATACAAGGAACGATCATCCTGCTGCTCGCCGGTATCATTAACCGGATGCTTGGCTTCATTCCCCGGATTGCCCTGCCCCGGATCATCGGCGCTGAAGGGGTGGGTCTGTATCAGCTTGGATACCCGTTTTTCATTGTGCTTATTACGGTAATTACGGGAGGAATCCCGCTGGCCATTGCCAAACTGGTTGCAGAAGCCGAAGGGGAGAACCGCCCGGAGCAGTCCCGCAAAATTCTGCAAACCGGCCTTGCCCTCAGCCTGTCGCTGGGCATTGTGTTCACCTTCGTCGCCCTGTTCAGCGCCTCCTGGGTATCCAGCGTTCTCCTGACGGACCGGCGTGTCTATTACACCTTCGTCAGCATGACCCCCATGATCGCCATCGTCGCCGTCTCATCCATCTACCGGGGATACTTTCAAGGCAGACAGAACATGATTCCCTCGGCCTTCTCCTCCGTGCTGGAATCGGTCATCCGGATCTTCTTCATGCTGTGGTTCTCCTGGATGCTGCTGCCGAAGGGAATCGCCTTTGCCGCTGCGGGTGCGATGCTGGGTGTAACCGTGGGGGAGATCGCCGGAATGCTGGCCCTGCTGGGGCAATATTATTTTAACGACAAAAAAGACAGGTCTGAACCCCCGCCTTCCGTAGATGTGACTGTTCAGAATACACAAGGCAATGCCGGACGCGAGCCTGGGCAGACAACTACACCTGTATTTAAGCGTCTGATCGGTATTTCAATACCGGTTACCGCCGGACGACTGATCGGCTCATTCTCTTACCTTCTGGAATCCATTATTACCGTGCGCAGCCTCGCGCTTGCCGGAATCGCAGCCGCCGCCGCAACCGCACAATATGGTTCCTTGCAGGGAATGGTGATTCCGCTGCTGCTGCTGCCGGGTGTGCTAAGCTCCTCGCTGGCCGTCTCCCTCGTCCCTTCCTTATCCGAGGCCGCCGCCCGCAACGATTTGCCCACGATTCACAAAAGAATGCACCAGGCCCTGCGGCTCGCCATGGTGACCGGTGCCCCGTTTGCTGCCGTTATGTATATTCTTGCCGTACCGCTCTGTACACTAATGTACGGCAATGCGGCGGATACAGCCCCTATGCTTAGAATGATGGCTCCGTTCGCAGTATTCCTCTACGTGCAGGCCCCGCTGCAAGCAGCCCTTCAGGCTATGGACCGGCCGGGCAAGGCACTGATCAATACGCTGATAGGAGCTATAGTCAAAATCCTGCTGATTCTCCTGCTGGCCTCCCGCCCCGAATACGGCATTCTGGGCGCTATCATCGCCATTATGGTTAACAGCCTGCTTGTCACGCTTCTGCACGGCTACAGTGTGGTCAAGCTGACCGCCATGTCCCTACGCTGGTCGGACCCGCTCAAAATCCTGGCCGCTACGGTCATCATGGCCGCCGGAATGTCGTATGTCTATACGTCTGTTCCAATCTCACAGTCGCAGTGGATACAATTCCTGGCCGCTGGTACTTGTGGTATGGCCATCTATCTAAGCATCTGCCTGTTATCCGGGCTGATCTCCAGACGCGACCTGGAACGGGTGCCCTTTTTCAGACGCTGGCGCAGTTAG